Proteins encoded in a region of the Agromyces protaetiae genome:
- the ectB gene encoding diaminobutyrate--2-oxoglutarate transaminase: MTDSSLDIFEQYESNVRGYIRAFPVVFDSARGSTLTAADGREYLDFFAGAGVLNYGHNNPAFTRALIEYLERDGIIHGLDMATSAKKAFIEAFERIVLEPRGLDYKLQFTGPTGANAVEAALKVARQATGRSNVVAFTNAFHGLSLGGLAATGNRHYRDAAGVALDNVTRLPYDGYLGAGVDTLDLFERMLEDGGSGLDLPAAVIVEAVQGEGGINVASAPWLQRLRQITADRGILLILDEIQSGIGRTGSFFAFEESGIVPDLVAVSKSISGSGLPMSLVLIRPEVDVWKPGQHTGTFRGNNLAFISARVALEEYWGDGAFMAGVAAKSALLRTALDEIVAEHSDLGLTVRGRGLFMGLVCDSDPTLAGRVSAEAFRRGLVIETSGANDQVLKFLPALTITDDELSRGLQIVRESLAAVLAG; the protein is encoded by the coding sequence ATGACCGACTCGTCCTTGGACATCTTCGAGCAGTACGAGTCGAACGTGCGCGGATACATCCGTGCGTTCCCCGTGGTGTTCGACAGTGCACGAGGGTCGACGCTGACGGCGGCCGACGGACGCGAGTACCTCGACTTCTTCGCGGGCGCCGGCGTGCTGAACTACGGCCACAACAACCCGGCCTTCACCCGCGCACTGATCGAGTACCTCGAGCGCGACGGCATCATCCACGGGCTCGACATGGCGACCTCCGCGAAGAAGGCGTTCATCGAGGCGTTCGAGCGGATCGTGCTCGAGCCACGCGGCCTCGACTACAAGCTGCAGTTCACGGGCCCGACCGGGGCGAACGCGGTCGAGGCCGCGCTCAAGGTCGCCCGCCAGGCGACGGGCCGCTCCAACGTGGTCGCCTTCACGAACGCCTTCCACGGGCTCAGCCTCGGCGGCCTCGCCGCCACCGGCAACCGGCACTATCGCGACGCCGCAGGCGTCGCGCTCGACAACGTCACGCGGCTCCCCTACGACGGATACCTCGGTGCCGGCGTCGACACGCTCGACCTGTTCGAACGCATGCTCGAGGACGGCGGCAGCGGGCTCGACCTACCCGCAGCGGTCATCGTCGAGGCGGTGCAGGGCGAGGGCGGCATCAATGTCGCGAGTGCGCCGTGGCTCCAGCGGCTGCGGCAGATCACGGCAGACCGGGGCATCCTGCTGATCCTCGACGAGATCCAGTCGGGCATCGGGCGCACCGGCTCGTTCTTCGCGTTCGAGGAGTCCGGTATCGTGCCCGACCTCGTCGCGGTGTCGAAGTCGATCTCGGGCTCCGGCCTGCCCATGTCGCTGGTGCTCATACGCCCCGAGGTCGACGTCTGGAAGCCGGGCCAGCACACGGGTACGTTCCGCGGCAACAACCTCGCGTTCATCTCCGCCCGCGTCGCGCTCGAGGAGTACTGGGGCGACGGCGCGTTCATGGCCGGCGTGGCCGCGAAGTCGGCGCTGCTGCGCACCGCGCTCGACGAGATCGTGGCCGAGCACTCGGATCTCGGCCTCACGGTGCGCGGGCGAGGCCTGTTCATGGGGCTCGTCTGCGACAGCGACCCGACGTTGGCCGGCCGCGTCTCGGCCGAGGCATTCCGCCGCGGGCTCGTCATCGAGACCTCGGGTGCGAACGACCAGGTGCTGAAGTTCCTCCCGGCGCTCACGATCACCGACGACGAGCTGTCGCGCGGCCTGCAGATCGTGCGAGAGAGCCTCGCGGCCGTACTCGCCGGCTGA
- a CDS encoding ArsR/SmtB family transcription factor — protein sequence MTTLVQVCAALGDETRWSILSALGEGDASASALAGRLPVTRQAIAKHLAVLEEVGLVEHVRAGREVRYRVMGAELSATARRLDAIGAEWERRLAAIKEIAEGL from the coding sequence GTGACCACGCTGGTCCAGGTGTGCGCCGCGCTCGGGGACGAGACCCGGTGGAGCATCCTGTCCGCCCTCGGCGAGGGCGACGCCTCCGCGTCCGCCCTCGCCGGGCGTCTCCCCGTCACGCGGCAGGCCATCGCGAAGCATCTGGCCGTGCTCGAGGAGGTCGGGCTCGTCGAGCATGTTCGCGCCGGCCGGGAGGTGCGGTACCGCGTCATGGGCGCCGAGCTCAGCGCGACCGCGCGACGACTCGACGCGATCGGCGCCGAGTGGGAGCGCCGCCTCGCGGCGATCAAGGAGATCGCCGAGGGGCTGTAG
- a CDS encoding YciI family protein produces the protein MSRDPDVPDAFDVVTVVVLRRPADAPAMGEGALDELQTRHLAYRAELARSGVLVANGPFGAQSDDAYRGMSVFACDPVEAARLSAADPSVIAGRLTFDVMEWWVRAGALAFPLADGLVGDRRALPGD, from the coding sequence GTGTCGCGCGATCCTGACGTCCCCGACGCATTCGACGTGGTCACGGTCGTCGTGCTCCGCCGCCCGGCGGATGCACCGGCGATGGGCGAGGGTGCGCTGGACGAGTTGCAGACGCGCCATCTGGCGTATCGCGCAGAACTCGCACGGAGCGGCGTGCTCGTCGCGAACGGGCCGTTCGGCGCGCAGAGCGACGACGCCTACCGCGGCATGTCGGTGTTCGCGTGCGATCCCGTCGAGGCAGCGCGACTCTCAGCGGCCGACCCGTCCGTCATCGCCGGCCGGCTCACGTTCGACGTCATGGAGTGGTGGGTGCGCGCCGGTGCGCTCGCGTTCCCGCTCGCGGACGGCCTCGTCGGCGACCGCCGCGCGCTGCCCGGCGACTGA
- a CDS encoding M23 family metallopeptidase — protein sequence MTQPNTERTTPRHRTAPAARAASLIRLPTLRLGMLLILAGIVVLVTDLFVEADLGRISGWLLLIGFVPAVIGMVLTFWSPTDRSAALVVDPPVAGRWQAVNSPASAVPSHGTQAYGQAYAIDLVFLPEDREHPEFGKAGAGVLPPEQFPAFGEPLFAGAGGVVVRASDRLKDHGSRSNWPALLWFMIAEGLVREIGGAGRVIGNHAVVRLDDGSHLVYAHLKRGSLRVRRGDRVDAGQHLADCGNTGNSTEPHLHIHRQDVASFTFAAGLPWAIRGAGDGDVDGFPVNEATFDAVPASSGPLPPR from the coding sequence ATGACTCAGCCGAACACGGAACGCACGACACCGCGGCACCGGACTGCGCCGGCCGCTCGCGCGGCCTCGCTGATCCGGCTGCCGACGCTCCGCCTGGGCATGCTGCTCATCCTGGCCGGCATCGTCGTCCTCGTCACGGACCTCTTCGTCGAGGCCGACCTCGGCCGTATCTCAGGTTGGCTGCTCCTCATCGGATTCGTGCCCGCCGTCATCGGCATGGTGCTGACGTTCTGGTCGCCGACCGATCGCAGCGCAGCCCTCGTCGTCGACCCGCCCGTCGCCGGCCGATGGCAGGCCGTGAACAGCCCGGCGAGCGCGGTGCCGAGTCACGGCACGCAGGCGTACGGGCAGGCGTACGCGATCGACCTGGTCTTCCTCCCCGAGGATCGCGAGCATCCCGAGTTCGGGAAGGCCGGCGCCGGGGTGCTTCCGCCCGAACAATTCCCCGCGTTCGGCGAGCCGCTCTTCGCGGGCGCCGGCGGGGTGGTCGTGCGGGCGAGCGACCGGCTGAAGGACCACGGCAGCAGGTCGAACTGGCCCGCGCTGCTGTGGTTCATGATCGCCGAGGGACTGGTCAGGGAGATCGGCGGCGCCGGCCGGGTGATCGGCAACCACGCTGTCGTCAGACTCGACGACGGGTCGCATCTCGTCTACGCCCACCTCAAGCGGGGCAGCCTGCGCGTGCGGCGGGGCGATCGCGTCGACGCTGGCCAGCATCTCGCTGACTGCGGTAACACCGGCAACTCGACCGAGCCGCATCTGCACATCCATCGTCAAGACGTCGCGAGCTTCACGTTCGCCGCCGGGCTGCCGTGGGCGATCCGCGGAGCGGGCGACGGCGACGTCGACGGCTTCCCTGTGAACGAGGCGACCTTCGACGCCGTTCCGGCATCGTCGGGACCGTTGCCGCCGCGCTGA
- a CDS encoding nitroreductase family deazaflavin-dependent oxidoreductase encodes MAGATAGAMMAEQRVPKVYHHGRVMHLANRAMTALTRAGLVPHAAVLTVTGRTSGLPRSTPVTAIEQGGALWLVSPYGTVSWVRNARASGEVTLAKRRTTRRFAVREATPAEAGPVLKRYVAIAPIVLPYFVAGRHDPAEAFAAEADRHPVFELVPLEAGEPGSPSAR; translated from the coding sequence ATGGCAGGAGCGACGGCGGGAGCGATGATGGCCGAGCAGCGGGTGCCGAAGGTGTACCACCACGGGCGGGTCATGCACCTCGCGAATCGGGCGATGACCGCGCTCACGCGCGCCGGCCTCGTGCCGCATGCGGCCGTGCTCACCGTGACCGGTCGCACGAGCGGCCTGCCTCGGTCGACGCCGGTCACGGCGATCGAACAGGGCGGCGCGCTGTGGCTCGTCTCGCCGTACGGCACGGTTTCGTGGGTGCGCAATGCGCGCGCGAGCGGCGAGGTCACCCTCGCCAAGCGCCGCACGACCCGCCGCTTCGCGGTGCGCGAGGCCACGCCCGCCGAGGCAGGCCCGGTGCTCAAGCGCTATGTCGCGATCGCCCCGATCGTGCTGCCCTACTTCGTCGCCGGCCGCCACGACCCGGCCGAGGCGTTCGCCGCAGAGGCCGATCGCCACCCGGTCTTCGAACTCGTCCCGCTCGAGGCCGGCGAGCCCGGTTCGCCGAGCGCTCGCTGA
- a CDS encoding ABC-F family ATP-binding cassette domain-containing protein encodes MSLIRLNDVSLDFDGRPVLKEAYLKLTRGDRVGLIGKNGTGKTSFLELVLGRREPSGGTVDHTPGTTVGYFSQFSELDGSRSVQQILSGHFTEVHETQGRLDEIGAQLAEPMDESAMTRLLTEQGALFERMDAIGGWTYETTIDTVLTRLGFDEERRNLPVGRLSGGWRNRAALALILIQSPDVLLLDEPTNFLDLDGVRWIEGWLGGFTGAVLVVSHDRQFLDGVVDRIIEIENYRLQEYEGDYSAYVHAKQSRLKMLEKQFAHEEELLAYEQAAATARREAARNPSNAVARRLADIKKRQAPRPIDQIITGIYEGLKVSNDLLTVTGLTKGFNGTPLFEGVSFDLQRGDRVAVLGSNGSGKSTLLDVLTGEAEADAGSVRWAKGARFVSYNRVYAELDLADTVGHAVNAYPDSLAFSATKKSVNRFLAMLQFSEADLQQKIGTLSGGQRARVAIAQCLLSGAAVIVLDEPTNHLDITSSQVMERALTHFPGAVLVVSHDRFFVDKLADRLLVFEGGGRVRETPATGAL; translated from the coding sequence GTGAGCCTGATCCGCCTGAACGATGTGAGCCTCGACTTCGACGGGCGCCCGGTGCTCAAAGAGGCGTACCTGAAACTCACACGCGGCGACCGCGTCGGGCTCATCGGCAAGAACGGCACGGGCAAGACCTCGTTCCTCGAGCTCGTGCTGGGGCGGCGCGAGCCGTCGGGCGGTACCGTCGACCACACGCCCGGCACGACCGTCGGCTATTTCTCGCAGTTCTCCGAGCTCGATGGCTCGCGATCCGTGCAGCAGATCCTGAGCGGCCACTTCACCGAGGTGCACGAGACGCAGGGCCGGCTCGACGAGATCGGTGCGCAGCTCGCCGAGCCGATGGATGAATCGGCCATGACCCGGCTCCTCACCGAGCAGGGTGCGCTATTCGAGCGCATGGACGCGATCGGCGGCTGGACCTACGAGACCACCATCGACACCGTGCTCACGCGCCTCGGCTTCGACGAGGAGCGGCGGAACCTCCCGGTCGGCCGGCTGTCTGGAGGCTGGCGCAATCGTGCGGCGCTCGCGCTGATCCTCATACAGTCGCCCGACGTGCTGCTGCTGGACGAGCCCACGAACTTCCTGGACCTCGACGGGGTGCGCTGGATCGAGGGCTGGCTCGGCGGATTCACGGGCGCCGTGCTCGTGGTCTCGCACGACCGGCAGTTCCTCGACGGCGTCGTCGACCGCATCATCGAGATCGAGAACTACCGGCTGCAGGAGTACGAGGGCGACTATTCGGCCTACGTGCACGCCAAGCAGTCGCGCCTGAAGATGCTCGAGAAGCAGTTCGCGCACGAGGAGGAGCTGCTCGCCTACGAGCAGGCTGCCGCGACCGCGCGCCGCGAGGCCGCGCGCAACCCGTCGAACGCGGTCGCCCGGCGTCTCGCCGACATCAAGAAACGGCAGGCACCGCGCCCGATCGACCAGATCATCACGGGCATCTACGAGGGGCTGAAGGTGAGCAACGACCTGCTCACGGTCACCGGGCTCACGAAGGGCTTCAATGGCACGCCCCTGTTCGAGGGTGTGTCCTTCGACCTGCAGCGCGGCGACCGGGTCGCGGTGCTCGGCTCGAACGGCTCGGGCAAGTCGACGCTGCTCGACGTGCTGACCGGCGAGGCCGAGGCCGACGCCGGCAGCGTGCGCTGGGCGAAGGGCGCCAGGTTCGTCTCGTACAACCGCGTGTACGCCGAGCTCGACCTGGCCGACACGGTCGGGCACGCCGTGAACGCGTATCCCGACTCGCTCGCGTTCAGCGCGACGAAGAAGAGCGTGAACCGGTTCCTCGCGATGCTGCAGTTCTCCGAGGCCGACCTGCAGCAGAAGATCGGCACCCTCTCCGGTGGCCAGCGGGCGCGCGTCGCGATCGCGCAGTGCCTGCTCTCGGGCGCGGCGGTCATCGTGCTCGACGAGCCGACCAACCATCTCGACATCACGAGCAGCCAGGTGATGGAGCGCGCGCTCACGCATTTCCCGGGAGCCGTGCTCGTGGTGAGCCACGACCGGTTCTTCGTCGACAAGCTCGCCGACCGCCTGCTCGTCTTCGAGGGCGGCGGGCGGGTGCGCGAGACGCCCGCGACGGGCGCGCTGTAG